A stretch of DNA from bacterium:
GCGCAGAGCACCACGACCCGCGAGCAGGACGGCGGCACGGACGGCTTCGACTGCATCCCCTACCGCGGCACCTGCAAGAACATCCTGACCGTCGGCGCCATCCTCGACGTGCCGGGCGGCTGGACCCAGCCCGCCGACGTGGTCATGTCCACGTTCAGCAGCTGGGGTCCGACCGACGACGGGCGCATCAAGCCCGACCTGGTCGCCAACGGCGTCGGGCTCTACAGCTGCGGCACCGCCTCGAACACCGCCTACGCCAGCTACAGCGGCACCTCGATGGCGACCCCCAACGCCTCCGGCTCCCTGCACCTGCTGGCGCAGCAGTGGCGCGACGTCCACGCCGGCCAGACGGCCCGCTCGGCCACGATCAAGGCCGTGGCGATCCACACCGCGAGCGAGACCGGCGCCTCCCCCGGCCCCGACTACGCCTACGGCTGGGGCCTGCTGGACGCCGAAGCCGCCGGGATGCTGATCGCCGGCGACCTCGCGTTCCCGTCGCGCGTCACCGAGGCGACGCTGGCCCAGGGCGAGGCCGACACGCTCGTGATCTGGAGCAACGGCGCCGGGCCGGTCACCGCGACCCTGGTCTGGAACGACCCGGCCGGACCGGCGCAGCCCTGGACGCTGAACCCGACCCAGCTCGTGCTGGTCAACGACCTCGACCTGCGCCTCGAACGCGTGGGCGACGGCCAGGCCACCCTGCCCTGGACCCTGAACCCGGCCAGCCCCGGTTCCTGGGCGGCCCGCGGCGACAACGTGCGCGACAACGTGGAGAAGGCCGAGACCGCCGCGACCCAGGCCGGCGCCTACCGGATCATCGTGCGGCACAAGGGGACGCTCAGCGGCGGCAGCCAGGCCTACTCGCTGGTGGCCGGCAGCGCCGAACCGCCGGTGGTGAGCAACGTGACGTTCGCGCAGCGCAACGACGGCTCGGGCCTGGTCGACATCGGCTTCGACCTGACCGACCCCGACAGCCCGACCGTGGGCGTGACGCTCGAGGCTTCGGTCGACGGCGGCGCCACCTGGAACCTGGCCGTGAACTCGGCGACGGGGCACGTGGGTTCCGCGGTCGCGGTCGGCGCTTCGCGGGCGGTGGTCTGGAACTTCGGCGCGGA
This window harbors:
- a CDS encoding S8 family serine peptidase, whose translation is MTTRKFRRSLLALALLAAALPAAALLAGATRQGEPSRRAAPVDGTRVEALQAQSRDLAAGAAARRTPRYRELLAATDGPQGALNRDTSLMLVGTERGRPLFLQTLNLVAAQTVGTDRLWPGGATGLDLDGANAAGELAVWDAGAVLTSHQEFGGRAVVQDGSPSVHYHATHVGGTMAAAGVDPLAHGMSSAAWLDSYDWTDDETEMAAAAAQGLLISNHSYSFVAGWYYNSTQAAWYWYGDVAVSQTQDPGFGIYSSYSQDWDQTAHDAPYYLIVCAAGNDRSNYGPGPGGLHYYWDPGLNDWAQSTTTREQDGGTDGFDCIPYRGTCKNILTVGAILDVPGGWTQPADVVMSTFSSWGPTDDGRIKPDLVANGVGLYSCGTASNTAYASYSGTSMATPNASGSLHLLAQQWRDVHAGQTARSATIKAVAIHTASETGASPGPDYAYGWGLLDAEAAGMLIAGDLAFPSRVTEATLAQGEADTLVIWSNGAGPVTATLVWNDPAGPAQPWTLNPTQLVLVNDLDLRLERVGDGQATLPWTLNPASPGSWAARGDNVRDNVEKAETAATQAGAYRIIVRHKGTLSGGSQAYSLVAGSAEPPVVSNVTFAQRNDGSGLVDIGFDLTDPDSPTVGVTLEASVDGGATWNLAVNSATGHVGSAVAVGASRAVVWNFGADHPAAVLPSVVIRVTASDGP